TCGCCTCGGACCCCGATTTCGCCCACCAAAGCAAGGGTTCGCCTGATGTGAAAGCAAACATGGCATAGAGAAACCTGCGCGGTTTCAAAACCGTCGAAGTCCAGCTGGAAAGCGGTGCGTTACGATCAACTCAGAAAAAACCTGAGCATGGCGCGGCCACTCCTTTGGTTATCGAGGCAGAAACAAATTGGTGAATTGAGAAATGTCCTCTCGTGTCTTCTGCATTTCAGCACCTCCGTTGGCCAGATAGTCACGATATTCGAGCAGTTGTTCTCGTAGCGACACGCGTTCTTGCGCAGACAGTTTGTCGATCTGCTGATCGATTTCCCTTCGATGAGTTACCCGATCCACAAAAGCATACAATTGATCATACATGGATCCTTGAAGAGAGGCTCGGAACGTGCTGTCCAAACCCTTCGACTGGGTTTCACGCAACAGGTTCAGGTAATTTTGAATCCGTTCCACAAGCGGATCCGAGGAGAGTGATCTCTCATTCGCGTCAATCACGAGGGCATATTGCTGGGCGACTTTGTTTGCACCAATCTCTTTTCCATACTTCCGGCATTCTGTTTGAAACCTATTGAGACAGCGAATTGCTTCTAGGTTTTCGGCTGCTGGGGATTCGAACCCGGCGCGACGCAGGTAAAACGAGAGTTGGGCGAGCCATCTCGTTGTCTCTTGCGGTTTGGCAGAAAGATCATCGTACCGTTGCTGAGGAATTGCTTTGATTGGCTCGATGACATCGCTTAGTCGTTGTAACTCCACCAAAATCGCGCATCGCAGTTCAAGCCATTTCCAAAACACCTTCGGTCCAGGGTTCTTAATCTCTTCAACAAGAATTCTTAAAGCGTTGTCGTCGTCTCGTTCCTTCCCGCGAGCCTTCAAGCAATCAGCATAAAACCATAGGTAATCGTTCAGGTCTTGTTGCTCCATTGGGCTTTTTGCAAAACCTCGCAATAGGCTGCAAGCTCGTTTTACATCATCAATCGCATCGGCAAGGTTACCAATTTCCGCTCTGATCTGTGCCCTACAATACAACCAATCTGCCTGAACCACGGACGATTCGCGTGGGTCAAGTTCTCCGAGATCCCCGTCAGCGAGCCTCATCTGCTCCACCAAACCGAACTCTTTGGCGTATCGAAACCGGCAGCGAGCGAGGTAGGAGCGAGCCTTCATCGACTCTCCTTTGTTCGTCTTCTTACAGGCCTGTTCGAAGGCTTGGATGGCTTTGAGATAGAATTGCTTCTTTTCCGCAGCGGGCAAATCGCAATAGAACGCCAGATCCTCACTGGAGTTTCCAATCGCCATGTAGGCCTCATTGTGGGTGACGGCTAGCTTCCCACTGTCGCTCAACAAATCACGAGCCTTCTCCGCACTCGCGAGTGCACTTCTCAAAGCCTTACTCTTGAACTCGATTTCATCTTGTACTTCAAAGACAACTAACACCACTGTATTCGCATGCCTCACATAGACTTGGTACAGCTTCTTCAACTGCTCCAGCGACATCGCATCAATCTGTTCCAAACGCTCGACCGCTTCGGCAAGTTCCGAAGCCGCGATCTTTAACGCCTTGGTTCGTTCTTGCGGGTCAGTCTTGCTGCGTGCGTAATGGTATTCCAGGAAGGCATCGGCAACGGCAACATTGGGATCCTGGGCATCAATCTGCTTCGCATTTTCGACGTATCCGGAAAACACTTCCAACTGTTCCGGCGTCCATTGATTGCCAGAATCCCGTTGACGTTGCTGCAAAAACTCAGCCGCGGAAATCAGGTAGGCGACTTGTTCCGCCTTGGAGGTTTCGTTTCCGGCAAGCCTGGCAAGTGTTGCTGCCGATCGTTCAAGCCGTTCCAGCCGTCTCAGTGAGGATTCCGACGAGCTTAAATCGAGCGACTCGCATTCACGACCGATGTTCAGATAGTGCTTCGCAAATCGGGTCAAGATCGCATCGGGTAAGGATGATTTACCCGTGCGCAAATCCTCCTCAATTCGGTCCATGGCAGGACGAAGAAAGTTGTCGAGTGTATCGCGTTTCGTGATTGCAGAGTCCATTAATGCAATCTCCGTCACGGCGACGGTTGCTTGCAGTAGTTTCGTATGCGCGCCGACGTCCCCTGTGTTTTCCTGGCAAAACGCAAGCTCGCACTGAAACGCGGCTCGAAAGAACTGGCCGTTGCGAGCAAGCGGCGGCGTATTGGGATCAAACAGCAATTGCAACTCGCTGGGAGTCCGCAGATTGGAATCGAATTTCCCCTCGCGTTGAGCAGTTGCCACTGCAAGAACGAAATCCTGGATCCGATACCGTTGCACGACTTCCGACGGACTTGCAACACCGCTCTCAAGTACATCCGGCTGCAACCACCATTTCGCTTGATCCACTCGCTCCGCTCCCCCAGCCCCCTTGCCATCGTTGCTTTCCATGAAACGCAACTGCAAGACTTCGTGGTCTTTCACTCCGGATTCGATCGTGGCCAACTCAAGCAGTTGGCCAGCAATCCACTCGCAACGCTCCGCTGCCAATTGATTTCGAATCGTCTCCGCATTGGAACCCGTTTGCATTTGGTACCAAAGATTCGCTGCGTCCGCAGGGGCGTTTTCACAGATCGAAATCAAGCCGCGGAGGTAGTCGAAATAGCCTGCCGGCAATTGATCCGATACATTCCCGAACGCATCCAACTGTTCCATTTGCCGCTGCAAATCGGCAATGGTTCGGTTTCCTACAAACGGGATCTTTCGTCGGGCGCCGATTTCGAGACTGATTGCGGACGTCAGAAGCTGATGAAGGGGCGAGTTGCTGTTGCTGCGAAGCCGGTCGATGATCCCGTTCAATTCCGCATCGTCAAATTGTTTCGGCCCTACGTTGATCGCGGCCATCAAGAGGAGTGAGTCAATGGCTGGCACCGAAGACTGCGGTGAATCGCCGACAAGTCTTAGTCCCTCCTGATGGATTGCCCTTGCATCGTCCAAGCTGATTTTCTTTGCTTTTGCCATCACATGAGTCAACACTTCATTAACCCATGGACTCATCGCACCAAGAAAAAACGTGTTGACGGAGGGGTCAACCTGCGACAACTTTGCGTTCACCTCTGCCAACAACTTACCAGCATCCTGCGGTGCATCGACTTCAAGTCCACCACTTAGCATCCCAAAGAACTCCGATTTCTGCTTGACGATGAGATCACGGAGATCCA
This genomic window from Novipirellula artificiosorum contains:
- a CDS encoding protein kinase domain-containing protein, whose translation is MSNQGSHSSELQYQEGQEVVPGYTLVHRLGKGFSGDVWKGRAAGGTEVAIKVVRSLSDIGGRKELKALKALRNIRHPNLCPVHGFWTKDSQGNLLEEGETSVVLDSSSEDSNWATATMQAGSSPPASNRTIDDDSGDAEDERHAEQLIVVMGLGDCTLHDRLQQVRLNAGLNPQDREDRKVACGLEPKECVLYLREAAKAIDLLNHSHAIYHCDVKPQNILLVGGGVQVCDFGLANKMEGDSRLTRRVFASPAYAAPEVLGGQTYSSTMDQYALAVTYFELRTGLLPFDITTEATIILAKGTGNLDLNEVTSPERKVLRIAMQADPKKRFDSCTDLIKALAVASGVEKSGGAITLPRLIAGCVLLVAMIVGSGFLWRSVAPESWGRFTGRGVFAAEVLFEQVRANEKDFGFVDTESQVSFNAKVALHQGLIRNVERAFSGADPELKMQIRTFTLATCQKWVDACHSQLVQGGFASPNDAISKELDIIETVLGDSKLNLLDLQKLETSELKRDVLSARVQIAALDRQSLTPELELEYRNSLPRGNPSERESIAIVCRALLHHDEDALPGHYADGNVLSDLEAAQQVFASTESETLPAWSRKRWGEMEGGKNGFIAQLKQATERQPRLRERITRTWPDIFIDADLNAMKRKMVEGQWDDFADALKEFQDSNLDLRDLIVKQKSEFFGMLSGGLEVDAPQDAGKLLAEVNAKLSQVDPSVNTFFLGAMSPWVNEVLTHVMAKAKKISLDDARAIHQEGLRLVGDSPQSSVPAIDSLLLMAAINVGPKQFDDAELNGIIDRLRSNSNSPLHQLLTSAISLEIGARRKIPFVGNRTIADLQRQMEQLDAFGNVSDQLPAGYFDYLRGLISICENAPADAANLWYQMQTGSNAETIRNQLAAERCEWIAGQLLELATIESGVKDHEVLQLRFMESNDGKGAGGAERVDQAKWWLQPDVLESGVASPSEVVQRYRIQDFVLAVATAQREGKFDSNLRTPSELQLLFDPNTPPLARNGQFFRAAFQCELAFCQENTGDVGAHTKLLQATVAVTEIALMDSAITKRDTLDNFLRPAMDRIEEDLRTGKSSLPDAILTRFAKHYLNIGRECESLDLSSSESSLRRLERLERSAATLARLAGNETSKAEQVAYLISAAEFLQQRQRDSGNQWTPEQLEVFSGYVENAKQIDAQDPNVAVADAFLEYHYARSKTDPQERTKALKIAASELAEAVERLEQIDAMSLEQLKKLYQVYVRHANTVVLVVFEVQDEIEFKSKALRSALASAEKARDLLSDSGKLAVTHNEAYMAIGNSSEDLAFYCDLPAAEKKQFYLKAIQAFEQACKKTNKGESMKARSYLARCRFRYAKEFGLVEQMRLADGDLGELDPRESSVVQADWLYCRAQIRAEIGNLADAIDDVKRACSLLRGFAKSPMEQQDLNDYLWFYADCLKARGKERDDDNALRILVEEIKNPGPKVFWKWLELRCAILVELQRLSDVIEPIKAIPQQRYDDLSAKPQETTRWLAQLSFYLRRAGFESPAAENLEAIRCLNRFQTECRKYGKEIGANKVAQQYALVIDANERSLSSDPLVERIQNYLNLLRETQSKGLDSTFRASLQGSMYDQLYAFVDRVTHRREIDQQIDKLSAQERVSLREQLLEYRDYLANGGAEMQKTREDISQFTNLFLPR